Genomic DNA from Streptomyces venezuelae:
CGTCGTACATCAGGCGCCCGTGGTCGATCACCATCACGCGCTTGCACAGCTGCTCGATGTCCGTCAGGTCGTGGGTCGTCAGGAGGACCGTCGTCCGGGACTCCCTGTTGAGGTCGCTGAGGAAGGTTCTGACCTTCGACTTGCTGATCACGTCCAGGCCGATCGTCGGCTCGTCCAGGTACAGCACCTCGGGATCGTGCAGCAGCGCCGCCGCGATGTCGCCGCGCATCCGCTGGCCCAGGGAGAGTTGGCGCACGGGAACGTCCAACAGGTCGCCCAGTTCCAGGAGTTCCACGCAGCGGTCCAGGTTCTCCCGGTAACGGGCGTCCGGGATGCGGTACATGCGGTGCATCAGACGGTACGAGTCGATCAGCGGCAGGTCCCACCAGAGCGTCGTGCGCTGGCCGAAGACCACACCGATGCGGCGGGCCAGGAGCGTCCGTTCACGGGAGGGGTCGATGCCCGCCACGCGCAGGCGGCCACCGCTCGGCGTCAGGATGCCCGTCAGCATCTTGATCGTCGTGGACTTGCCCGCGCCGTTCGGGCCGATGTAGCCGACCATCTCGCCGCGCGGGACGGTGAACGAGATGCCGTCGACCGCGTGCACCTCGT
This window encodes:
- a CDS encoding ATP-binding cassette domain-containing protein, with amino-acid sequence MTGDPLIELEEVEKVFDVRRKTGFLRRERHEVHAVDGISFTVPRGEMVGYIGPNGAGKSTTIKMLTGILTPSGGRLRVAGIDPSRERTLLARRIGVVFGQRTTLWWDLPLIDSYRLMHRMYRIPDARYRENLDRCVELLELGDLLDVPVRQLSLGQRMRGDIAAALLHDPEVLYLDEPTIGLDVISKSKVRTFLSDLNRESRTTVLLTTHDLTDIEQLCKRVMVIDHGRLMYDGALSGLHEVGESERTLVVDLERELPPIEAGSGAKVVKVEGPRQWLAFPASQSAAPLVAHIAARYPLADLSVREPDIEAVIAKMYAEKSTS